A single region of the Acidimicrobiales bacterium genome encodes:
- the rsfS gene encoding ribosomal silencing factor RsfS, with product MTSTPRPLPDAVPEAEVFCHLVVDVVSDKGAEEVVAVEVGPVLGLVDWFVICNGRNERHVRALLDDLERKVRELTGRRPLRVEGREHLRWVLVDYGDVVVHLFDPETRSYYELERLWTDMRRIVPEGSSAEEGGARRPARSVDG from the coding sequence GTGACGAGCACCCCCCGCCCCCTCCCGGACGCCGTCCCGGAGGCTGAGGTCTTCTGTCATCTCGTCGTCGACGTCGTCTCCGACAAGGGAGCAGAGGAGGTCGTCGCCGTCGAGGTGGGTCCCGTGCTGGGTCTCGTCGACTGGTTCGTGATCTGCAACGGCCGGAACGAACGCCACGTGAGGGCGCTGCTAGACGACTTGGAGCGCAAGGTGAGGGAGCTCACCGGAAGACGTCCTCTCAGGGTGGAGGGTCGTGAGCACCTGCGGTGGGTACTGGTGGACTACGGGGACGTGGTCGTCCACCTGTTCGATCCGGAGACGAGGTCCTACTACGAACTCGAGCGACTCTGGACCGACATGCGCAGGATCGTTCCGGAAGGGTCATCGGCCGAAGAGGGAGGAGCCCGCCGCCCCGCCCGGTCTGTCGACGGCTGA
- the nadD gene encoding putative nicotinate-nucleotide adenylyltransferase, with translation MFGGTFDPPHVGHLVAAVNVRHELALDRVLFVVANRPWQKEALRHVSPADARLEMVAAAIAGVDGLELCTLEVDRGGVSYTADTLAELTDIHPYAELFLVLGRDAAAGLPTWERVEEVKRLASLVVVDRPGVCDPLPSGFAFQSVQIPRIDLSSTDLRRRVAEGRPLDFLVPPKVVDVIRRRGLYTESS, from the coding sequence GTGTTCGGCGGGACTTTCGACCCGCCGCACGTCGGGCATCTGGTCGCCGCCGTGAACGTCCGTCATGAGCTGGCTCTCGACCGTGTCCTGTTCGTGGTCGCGAACCGGCCCTGGCAGAAGGAGGCCCTGCGTCACGTCTCTCCGGCCGATGCCCGTCTCGAAATGGTCGCGGCTGCCATAGCGGGAGTCGACGGCTTGGAGCTCTGCACACTGGAGGTGGACCGGGGCGGGGTCTCATACACCGCGGACACCCTGGCGGAGTTGACCGATATACATCCGTATGCGGAGCTGTTCCTCGTGCTCGGACGTGACGCGGCTGCCGGGCTTCCTACCTGGGAGCGGGTCGAGGAAGTCAAACGACTCGCGAGCCTCGTGGTGGTAGACCGCCCAGGGGTGTGCGATCCGCTCCCATCGGGCTTCGCGTTCCAGTCGGTGCAGATTCCCCGAATCGATCTCTCCTCCACCGATCTGCGCAGGAGAGTGGCCGAGGGGAGACCGCTCGATTTCCTCGTACCCCCGAAGGTCGTCGACGTGATACGCCGCCGAGGCCTGTATACGGAGAGCTCGTGA
- the hrdD gene encoding RNA polymerase principal sigma factor HrdD has protein sequence MTDSVGQYLNEIGLVPLLTAQEERELAQIIERGREAQRRLEAGERSRELKRAVEEGAKAKDRFIRANLRLVVSVARRYPLPPGMELLDLIQEGNLGLEHAVDKFDWRKGFKFSTYATFWIRQAIGRALDQKASLVRLPGDRSASLRAALRQVSGDGDELDEEHARLHRLTTPTSLDRTVGDDDSNELIDLIADQNPGPEQQVLEQAEKEMISDLLDVLDERARYAVEQRFGLRDGRKRSYREVGEELGVTAEAARRLVKRAVNLVRDTAAERVDTDAA, from the coding sequence ATGACTGATTCGGTTGGCCAGTATCTGAACGAGATCGGGTTGGTGCCGTTGCTGACGGCACAGGAGGAGCGCGAACTCGCCCAGATCATCGAGAGAGGGCGGGAGGCGCAGCGCCGCCTCGAGGCGGGTGAGCGGTCCCGTGAGCTCAAGCGCGCCGTCGAAGAGGGCGCCAAGGCCAAGGACCGGTTCATACGGGCGAACCTACGCCTCGTGGTGAGCGTCGCCCGCCGCTACCCCCTTCCTCCTGGGATGGAGCTGCTGGACCTGATCCAGGAAGGGAACCTCGGGCTAGAGCACGCTGTCGACAAGTTCGACTGGAGGAAGGGCTTCAAGTTCTCCACCTACGCCACCTTCTGGATCCGTCAGGCCATAGGCAGGGCCCTCGACCAGAAGGCCAGCCTCGTGCGGCTTCCGGGTGATCGTTCCGCGTCCCTGCGGGCTGCACTGCGGCAGGTCTCCGGAGACGGGGACGAGCTGGACGAGGAACACGCCCGTCTGCATCGTCTCACCACGCCCACCTCCCTCGATCGCACGGTGGGCGACGACGACTCCAACGAGCTGATCGACCTGATAGCCGACCAGAACCCCGGCCCGGAGCAGCAGGTTTTGGAGCAGGCCGAGAAGGAGATGATCTCCGACCTGCTCGACGTCCTCGACGAGCGCGCCCGATATGCGGTCGAGCAGCGTTTCGGTCTACGAGACGGCCGCAAGCGCAGCTACCGCGAGGTGGGCGAAGAGCTGGGCGTCACCGCGGAGGCGGCCCGGCGGCTGGTGAAGCGCGCCGTCAACTTGGTCAGGGACACGGCAGCCGAACGGGTCGACACGGACGCGGCGTGA
- a CDS encoding phospho-2-dehydro-3-deoxyheptonate aldolase encodes MTAGGDTSGVPDRSGHAAVDWSPSSWRAKPAAQQPEWPDPEQLEEVLQTIRRMPPLVFAGEARTLTSRLADVSEGRAFLLQAGDCAESFEALSADSIRDKLKVILQMGVVLSYSAGVPTVLVGRIAGQFAKPRSSPIERVGDRELPSFRGDMVNSIEFDEDARRPDPTRLLTAYQHSAATLNLLRAFTKGGFADLRRVHQWNLEFVASSPEGRRYEQIATEIDRALRFMRAQGVDLESDHVLSEVDLFTSHEALILGYEEALTRRDSLTGDWYDCSAHMIWIGERTRQPDGAHVEFARGVHNPIGVKVGPTASPEEVLELCRILDPHKKPGRLTLISRMGAARVREALPPLVEAVKRAGHPVVWACDPMHGNTITTNGKKTRRFEDILDEVAGFFEVHTACGTWPGGIHVELTGEDVTECLGGSDPVSDDQLHERYETMCDPRLNARQSLDLAFHVAELLRAEEGV; translated from the coding sequence ATGACCGCGGGAGGGGACACCTCCGGTGTCCCCGACCGATCGGGCCACGCAGCAGTGGACTGGTCGCCCTCGAGTTGGAGGGCAAAGCCTGCCGCACAGCAGCCGGAGTGGCCCGACCCCGAGCAGCTGGAGGAAGTCCTACAGACCATCCGCCGGATGCCGCCGCTGGTGTTCGCAGGGGAGGCCAGGACACTGACGTCTCGCCTGGCGGACGTCTCAGAGGGCAGGGCGTTCCTCCTGCAGGCGGGCGACTGTGCGGAGTCCTTCGAAGCGCTGAGCGCCGATTCGATCCGCGACAAGTTGAAGGTCATCCTCCAGATGGGCGTGGTGCTCTCCTACTCCGCGGGTGTCCCCACGGTGTTGGTCGGCCGGATCGCGGGACAGTTCGCCAAGCCCCGCTCCTCCCCCATCGAGCGAGTGGGCGACAGAGAGCTACCGTCGTTCCGGGGAGACATGGTGAACTCGATCGAGTTCGACGAGGACGCTCGTCGACCCGATCCGACTCGGCTACTCACGGCTTACCAACACTCGGCGGCGACGCTGAACCTCCTCAGAGCATTCACGAAGGGAGGCTTCGCCGACCTCCGACGGGTCCACCAGTGGAACCTCGAGTTCGTCGCATCCAGCCCGGAGGGCCGTCGCTACGAACAGATCGCAACCGAGATCGACCGTGCGCTCAGGTTCATGCGGGCACAAGGAGTCGACCTGGAGTCGGACCACGTATTGAGCGAGGTGGACCTCTTCACAAGCCACGAAGCCCTCATCCTCGGATACGAGGAAGCGCTGACGAGGAGGGACTCGCTCACCGGGGACTGGTACGACTGCTCTGCGCACATGATCTGGATCGGAGAACGCACCCGCCAACCCGACGGCGCGCACGTCGAGTTCGCACGCGGCGTCCACAACCCGATCGGGGTGAAGGTGGGCCCGACCGCGTCCCCCGAAGAGGTGCTCGAACTGTGCCGGATCCTCGACCCCCACAAGAAGCCGGGGCGCCTCACCCTCATCTCCCGGATGGGAGCCGCTCGCGTGAGAGAGGCCCTGCCTCCGCTGGTGGAAGCCGTGAAGCGAGCGGGCCATCCGGTGGTGTGGGCCTGCGACCCGATGCACGGGAACACCATCACCACGAACGGGAAGAAGACCAGGCGGTTCGAGGACATCCTCGACGAGGTCGCCGGATTCTTCGAGGTACACACGGCTTGTGGGACCTGGCCCGGGGGGATACACGTCGAGCTCACCGGCGAGGACGTCACCGAGTGCCTCGGCGGCTCCGATCCGGTGAGCGACGACCAGTTGCACGAGAGATACGAGACGATGTGCGATCCGAGGCTGAACGCACGTCAGTCGCTCGACCTGGCCTTCCACGTGGCCGAACTGCTGCGCGCCGAAGAGGGAGTCTGA